In Chroicocephalus ridibundus chromosome 21, bChrRid1.1, whole genome shotgun sequence, the sequence AGTACTCTTCAACGACTTCCCAATTGGACCAATTATCACCAGCCCATTCCTCTGAGAATTTGGGGCTCGGCTTCACTCCGTGCCTCCCTAAATAATCAGTGATAACTCCTGACATCCTGCCGACTAGGCCAGGTGTCGAGGGCCGAGCccagtgaataacttcacttgtaagagagtagggaaatgtttattaacataaaacagtgatttaacaaagttagcagtgaatgcgacagtgttttacgagattcgatgccagggcacacttgattatttactgcatagaggccggggtcagacaagctctcagggagaccctcccgttgagtcctgaggttcagaaaggaccccctggctttctaaactccttctcagagaggagtctggctgcggctggatccaatcctagtcccagacttggtcaacggtttatctctaaaggattctatatgcgcaatcaatccttagatcccttagctaagatttcaaagtttagcatgctattagtcacttaccgagaatctgttgcggcaaggaatctctcagcctcgaggagaagaaccttaagtgagcgtccccactcaagaggagatcctgtcgtgcagccgctgccgtgcaggagagctcaaaggactcttgggctgtccactgtttatggagtaagagaattgacctatagccatattctcatgggaacaagatacccaggttcccactccagacaggttttggttatgttgccagccatctcccacagttcaagtgcgactcatcacaactcccgctgatggccatggcttgagcaggagccgggggggaaaaagggaagagcacaccaccacatctgcccttaatgccttctggcactggcagggttttggctctgcacaggcacggcgagaggtggggaggagcttttcagtggctcctgctgactctcggcatggcattgccaggggtgaggctggtcttcaggtcaccaaacttcagaacccgttttggcaccggttctgggtgactgcccagcaagaggggcattgtccttatcgggaggctgcgtccctccagtgctggggttcagggttaaagcaaccaggtctgttagcaaccggatcattttaaatccttgttgggatccggtgccatgaaaccaattaaaccttgcagtggatatgggaagTTGGGATAAAGCAAAGATGGACCGTCCGGGCTGGGATCCTGCATGGCGTCCTTAATGAGAGGAACCCAAATGAACACCGgacaagttgattttttcattgctgctgttggataaagtttaggtgggaggactttttaaccttaaaacagacgtcttcaggtctgggctaaattatgcctccgcaggctgtcattatttcatgacaggagcaggtcaaagctcagcaccggaggcggttttgtgcagcagccctaaattttcgggagggtagaggcttggtttgacacatctgactgccatcaccttcgctgtagagccacagggcgaCGCAACAGGGTGCCGGTGGCTCTATTGTACTggacacaaacctctccttggttttttttttttgctttgtttttgttcttttctttcttctagtgagctgctgctgggagccgtagctaccaacttcaccttcctgcctaaacacacggcaaattcctacagatagggctgaggaggccctaTGCGGATCCATTCTGcggatgttgtgcagaatcccggccttttctgggagcatgcagcggtgggtaccgtctcctcccggtgtcacgcacccagggAAGGTacagccccctccgagggggacccagagctgcttgtttcccaatgaggagactaaaagacccgagagcaggatttgagggagggctgggcaggggagcgtgccaccgagggatgctgcgtgaccttccctcgcaccctccaggtccttgttcctgtctctgcgtcactccaggcagcgcagcacaggcgacagtcacagaggcatttgccgtgtggcacaaggaggctgcgggtgcagcttcgtccccacaaagctcggctggaccaacttggtcctttcgccccctgaaaaatactgttgaaagcaaaaagcacttgcacacagagcccctggTGGGATCCGGGGACATCCAGCCCctccgagccccttccctccccagcagaagCTGGGAGAGCTGTTGGGGGGGCcattgggagggggcggagcacagggagccccaacattccatcctggagacgccaaagagtccttagcagcggagagactgaggggacccaccatggcgctgccacctcggtggctcccactgcgcggcccctgTGCCCTCCCGGCACCCCAGAGCCTTCACGGTTTTGTGCTCCCagaaaccttctacccccaaggcagggaacgaccccgacccacagcccggggacgctcttggggccaagagcgcaggaggtgaccatggctcctgtctctcttccaggcgcagccaccctgttcccactgcccgggcagcagctgctcttccccacggcctgggcacccccagtgggggtggccccacaggccccaccaccaggtatggcacccctgtcccctctgccaccccaacaCCTTTTGGCACccaagaaccctgggcaccttcagcctccccctcccctctccacggtcaccttcaccatcccacctcccctgttccccccccagcagttctggcacgggggctcagcaagcccggctgagtgtccctgccctcgcctgcccagtgaatcccagttcctgagaatttccacaatacttggggccacctctcggggacgagagcgcaggaggtgaccgccggccatggctcctgtctctcttccaggtgcagccaccctgttcccaacccccgggcagcagcagccattccctgcagcctgggcatccccactgggggcagccccacaggccccaccaccaggtatggcaccctgtcccctctgccaccctgacaccatcagcaccctgatggccatggggggcggctCGGTGGGTGccccggagggtgcccccggcccagcacggctcctacctacccacacagggctgcacagggccccatgcggatGCTGCTGCTTCAACCCAAGCTTCTTCCACATTGAGTGGACCACCACCAACGCGCCTGCGCCGGCCACCACCACCCTCGGCCATGGCACCGCTGCTCtgccaggcgctgccctgtggggccccgggggctgcgggaccctccaggcctgggcagcccctggcaccccccagggacaaccacCACTGCCCCCCGTGATGCAGCTCCCagcctacggccaccagggcacagcggtgcccgcagcccccacgctgctgctcacctctatccccggacgccagcacctcaagggacagcctgcaggcaccaacagctccggcaCAGCCACCCTCGTGGGGCTACCCCCTGCCAGGTGCGTCCCCATGGGCACCTGCGTCCCCCCCAGACCCGCTACTGCCCCCGACAAAGAAGCTCCTGGCGGCCTGGGTGCCAACATTGACATGACCGAGGAGAcgctcctccaagagcccctcagGCTCCTTGGTTCAACCTTGGACACGGTGGAGGTCgcccaggaccctgacaccaggATCACCATGCCTGGGGACCCCGGCGGCATCATCAGAGAGGGGAGaacggtggccccagcacccacccagctgccaacgtccatccctgccttcgagaacaccaaggaatggtcctcagaaaccaacagctccagcagggcctcccgtgcgcagacacccctgggcagcgacatctcctggagtaccatcagctccccaaagagcaacatctctcccaggagcgacatctcctccgagagcgacatcaccccagagctcaccttctccccaaagaacatcacctactcagagcaggacatctcacAGTACGACAGCATCTCGCTAATGActgacacctcctcgagcagcaacaactcctgggagagcgacgtcccccacagccaagcccttcGTGACGCAGCCGGCCACCTTGAGAGcgatgtccccaggagcccctctgctgtcccccacagccaagccctcaggGACAGAGccagccaccttgcagtgccccaggaggttcCTGTCAAATACTTCAGCATGGAGACAACCCGGAAGGCCGTTGTTGTCCtagaagatatcttctccaggacgaCGTCCCAGGAGccgtgtggggacacggggatggagctgccacCGGCCCAGTCCAccatggcggagaagcgggggacgaagccGGGGACGAGCTCCCCgttgctgccacccaggaagcgcagggctctggcagacaggccgggggtggtgggggggaagagacgccccccagcgaggagacgcagatgaaggggcgcgggggggggtgcatttggggagtggggagagggttgtatttagggagaggactgtatctgggggggtgctgtgtttggggggttggggagagggacatgtttgggtgggggggggttagagtagcttcgatagggccttttctctcctgtttttccattaaaagttgtagcgggcagtgtgtttggggaggtgggtgtgtttaggggaggcaggtatatttaaagaaggggtagtgtattttgagagatggggggctGAGTTTAGGGGacggggggttagagtagcttcgataggaccttttctctcgtgttcttccattaaaagttgtttctccagtcctgctccgtgcctgtctgggaggggagggagcgcgggggacagcgggaatcggcccccaccaggtgccacagccccacacgggaccccgaagggcaccaaGCTGCCCCCAGGGCCGAGTGACCgccagtggggtggcagtggcggaGGGGGACTCCCCTGACCCCTTCCcaaggggcagccaggacagacgggtccccgccggacccacagacacggccccacgcagaaagcagcacggagcccccgggacaaggacagaccttggggagcgggaggggacggaaacacacgaccacaagggctgccaggccttcggctggaccccggccagcgtcccctcccgcggggacaggcctcggggcaaagcccccaaagcctcgggacaatcacccccgtccgcagctccgcagcccggctttgcctccctgcgctgcccaatcaccccaaatcacccccacaagggccaggggggagctgccggccaggcagggaccctcctccccttctctgcctgcgccttgggcagccccgacaccagcccggggggaaataaggaaagaaataaacaaagaaatcacggcaggggccaaaagtgcctggaaaccccagctctttattgcccgttccccctcccagctccacagcccggggccaaggcagccaagggcgccttcgggcagcggccgcccctctgcgggtCCGGCGCacagaaggtgcggggggaggtccccggtTCCCGCCGGGGCAACCCCGGGGTCAGGGGGAGCCtctgcgggccccgggcgggcgcagtccccttggcctcggcagggcctggcgcagctcctggcaccgctgctgctccgcgtccggcctcccaaccccccgccccgagcaccctcctgcacccaaaactcccgtcccctgcagcagctgcaccgccaccgcccgcagctctcgggggccgcggggagctgctctgcgccagacgaggaggaaaagggaagagaaagaccagaacccaaactgcagggctgaccacgagttaactgcagggctgcccagcaccgcacacagtgctccaggtgaagccgcgccagtgctgaacacagcgggacaatcccctcccttggccgcctgcttctactgtctttgatgccccccacgatgcgcttgccctcttggtgccaggggacactgctggctcctcctgagctgctcaccacccccacacccctttctgcagggctgctccccagacaccccctccccattcccactgctgccgccgttactccctccctcccacctgcagaacgtggcacttggactgcttcaatttcacgcccctcaggattgcccaacgctccaagccatctagagccttctgcaaggcctcctggccctcaacacactcaacagcacctcccactttgggatcaccagcaaccttcctaatggggcattcacctcccaaaatccaggggagcaactctgcccaccctttttctgacaatttgaaactcaaccatttcatgatgtctccAGCCAAGACCTTCCCATCTCCCATGAGTCCTTCTctgctcacaaccaccatgtcttggagggcatctttcctcgatggccccccgagcgctgctgacaagaagttcccatctcccacaaactgcaggaactgcccagccctgctcctcacagcaccaggggcttcccacatgctgtctgggaagatgaaatctgccagaaggagaagggctcctgacacagaggtgtctcctcatcccctagagattcagagactcacggcctcagtgccggcatcctggctgggcgatgggttgcagacccccactgcaccatcgtggctggaccatcaaacctctttTTTAGGTACGGTgccacccctccacccctgccctgccacccccccggcacagcccggcacctccagcaCGGCCCCGCAGCCGTGGGAacgtcccaccgagccccactcaccccaaggacaccccacctctgggaacacaccaaggctccagccaaaggcacttgcacccacagcccccggtagctgcctgtaggggctgcaggccctcagcccctccgagccccttccctccccaggaggagctggggggggtgttgggggggccgttgggggggaacggagcacagggagccccaacattccatcctggagacgccaaagagtccttagcagccgagagactgaggggacccaccatggtgctgccacctccgtggctcccactgcgcagcccccgcgcccccccggcgccccagagccttcaggctttcATGCTCccgcaaaccttctacccccaaggctagtgctaaaatgtcccctcaagtgggtacgtcaccgcccttctgcggcacgttacagcagtcggcttcctgccggcttcctgggagcgtttcgtggggcacccaacatcacccggggagcgacgggtgcttggagcagttctggcccctctccgcgttcatcctttagccagtcttgcatccctctagatctgtaactgctttgagtttcctCCAAGCCGAGCACTGAGaacaaacggagcggttccagtttctggttcttttctccaagtgatacattctcttggaatagttggAGCTCtcaaagaaaaaccagtgatttcctgggtttcccactgacatttagccaaggcaagtgctacaattgctacctggaatatccttctgtttaaccactgctgcttcagctctcctaacgtgctcctccatccttcttgttttccagctggaaatccaaggcaagctctacttggctccgctgaccacggtaggtggataattctctccttttgtccaaatttgccattgccacatctggaacagagcaaatctcctgacaaaccatctctctgctgtctctttcagggcggtaacctccctttccgaaggctatgcgagcgctttggggcagacgtcacccgtggagagacggctgcgtgcacaaacctgcttcagggccagtcctcccagtgggctctcctcaaacggcatcacgccgaaggtaatttttggggtgcgggtgggtgctgtcatcttgagaaccaaagaaatgataactcgcttctgaggagaaaagctgctgcttgaattcatgcaacCTGTCCCCCTCTGGTAGCTggagggagcgtttccagacacgatgaccaaatgtggctctgcacaggcacggcgagaggtggggaggagcttttcagtggctcctgctgactctcggcatggcattgccaggggtgaggctggtcttcaggtcaccaaacttcagaacccgttttggcaccgattctgggtgactgcccagcaagAGGGGCGTTGTCCttatcgggaggctgcgtccctccagtgctggggttcagggttaaagcaaccaggtctgttagcaaccggatcattttaaatccttgttgggatccggtgccatgaaaccaattaaaccttgcagtggatatgggaagTTGGGATAAAGCAAAGATGGACCCTCCGGGCTGGGATCCTGCACGGCTTCATTAATGAGAGGAACCCAAATGAACACCGGACAAGTTGATATTTTCATggctgctgttggataaagtttagctgggaggactttttaaccttaaaacagaCGTTTTCAGGTCTGGGCTAAATTATGCTtccgcaggctgtcattatttcatgacaggagcaggtcaaagctcagcaccggaggcggttttgtgcagcagccctaaattttcgggagggtagaggcttggtttgacacatctgactgccatcaccttcgctgtagagccacagggcgacgcaacagggtaccggtggctctattgtactggacacaaacctctccttggtttttttttgctttgtttttgttgggggatacggcgggtccgtagaccccttgacagaagagacagagattgcagtgtacccataagaaggccgcgagttgcgtcgtataaggacaatgtaacaaaaaggagaaagaagaagattgcttgagagaacaaggagagttaggctgtgggaaagccagattttgagcaatgtgaacagaatttcaataaccaatcatattgtagctacgagcgcctGTGCTATGTCACCTAaccaattgaatgcgtagaaagaacgcgtgaacaGAGCGTGAACAAAAAATTAGATACagaagaaagccaagtttgtaataaagagtgagcttaactgaactcttcaaggagagtcttgtcgtttgtccgttcCGACTGAAACAACAATtagtgaccccgacgtgatgctgaggaagaagacgactggaagTAGTCGTGGGgccggagcccagtgaagctgaagacagcgggcagagctgttgacggatctggatcatatttaagaagacacctgcagtaggtgagccactggggacatgggagagaagttaactaaggaagcgcagactctactctccacatggacgctgctgttgaagcggcagggtgtaatcctccctgaagtgactttgcgaaaaatgctactgtggggaaaggaacaggGCGTAGAAATAACGTCGGTTAcagcatttagtgtaacgcaatggacgaacccagggcagacattatttgagaaAGCTACGCGTGGCTCAAAACCAGCCATTGAACTGTTAACTACGTGGCGACTTTTGTTAGACATgttaaagaactttaaggagcagaaagatttagtgGAAGGAAGTGAACAGCCGCCCacagcccctgagcccttggccttaaaacctcccgttgatgatatgaaggggcgggggattgctgttaaagaaaataagggactgctcccgatgaacacaaaagagaaacaatataagtacgtgttgcctcgtgaccaaagagcagctgtaaaagagactcaaagagggctgggtgttatccaccctgaaggactggtgcgtccctccgcacccccggctccagccttgggggaaacagaggcatggccttctcctcctatttctactaaccccatctcgagtctgggttttccatccctgccacctgagtcagacgatgaggagggcagtcctataacgggtgaggaagggactgaagtggtggactctggggagccacccccatcgtacacaaggtgcccctggacgcttgggggccAATTGGCCAAGGTTTAAGTGCCTTCctaataggaagatctagtagcaccttacaaggcctcatggtacatgttggaGCGATTgatgctgattacacaggacaaatatgtgccatggtatcgacagctacaccacctgtgactattgagaaaggaacttgacttgctcagttagtcccatttcaaagttgtgttccacaaagggacaacgttacacgtggtaATGGCGGTTTTGGTGctacgggaaagccacaagtctattgggtgcagacggtatctggtcaacgcccacaaatgcactgtgttcttgaacttagtgatgCCACTCCCAAGAAGGTCCGAGTGGCTGGATtatgagacactggagcagatgtgacgctcgtttctttaagggagtggcctgctgcttggccattaacctccagtGCCTTGGGagtggcaggactcggaggggttgccaatagttcTATGTCCACTAACCCGATGGTGActgtaaactcagaagggcaaagggctacAGTGCGGCCATATGTGACCTCAGCTCCTTTAAACCTCTGGGGAAGGGACTGCTTGGGCCAATGGGGAGTTCGCATAACGACGGATTTTTAGTCGGGGCCACTGTCTTGCAGGGTGTTTCtcggcccactttagctctaaaatggctaacagaaaaaccagtgtgggttgatCAGCGGCCCCTTAGCCAAGGGAAATGAACGGCCCTGCAGTCTCTGgtaacagaacaacttgttgcaggacacatagaGGCCTCACACagcccttggaataccccggtatttgttatcaaaaagaaatcggggaaatggagattgttgcatgatttgagaaagattaatgatgtcatggcaacaatgggagcactacaaccgagattaccttcgcctactatgatacctatggggtgggaaattgttgtaatggattTAACAGATTGGTTTTTtaccatccctctggcagaacaagacaaagaaaaatttgcatttactgttccgtctgaataacatggagcctaccaaaagataccagtggaaagtgttgccacaagGTATGAAAAACCCacctacaatttgtcaatggtttgt encodes:
- the LOC134525904 gene encoding uncharacterized protein LOC134525904 yields the protein MAPVSLPGAATLFPTPGQQQPFPAAWASPLGAAPQAPPPGMAPCPLCHPDTISTLMAMGGGSVGAPEGAPGPARLLPTHTGLHRAPCGCCCFNPSFFHIEWTTTNAPAPATTTLGHGTAALPGAALWGPGGCGTLQAWAAPGTPQGQPPLPPVMQLPAYGHQGTAVPAAPTLLLTSIPGRQHLKGQPAGTNSSGTATLVGLPPARCVPMGTCVPPRPATAPDKEAPGGLGANIDMTEETLLQEPLRLLGSTLDTVEVAQDPDTRITMPGDPGGIIREGRTVAPAPTQLPTSIPAFENTKEWSSETNSSSRASRAQTPLGSDISWSTISSPKSNISPRSDISSESDITPELTFSPKNITYSEQDISQYDSISLMTDTSSSSNNSWESDVPHSQALRDAAGHLESDVPRSPSAVPHSQALRDRASHLAVPQEVPVKYFSMETTRKAVVVLEDIFSRTTSQEPCGDTGMELPPAQSTMAEKRGTKPGTSSPSEWLDYETLEQM